From one Plasmodium knowlesi strain H genome assembly, chromosome: 11 genomic stretch:
- a CDS encoding protein arginine N-methyltransferase 5, putative — MPLKNKYGVLKIGIEYDYSAGNCDVIDELAADFLVTKLFRENHEHEKFISHSNDPSDCTPSPCVTLNTYKVDPLFGDKFEDNDIWRQNIYGVTSQWIDPDNQSEHLSAYSLDALNKEMQWASYISLSHLIVNPPSYKKCDNYARCINANVHNYNGVSIIVKVPLAIRVENEPLVDSPRDKDSSSSFSTPAGGVSSYQTVNGWNLWANFTPYCNHNFSNLSVGIELVNPQNVDINRINLDVWKSEPVKLIFIPLNVFSIDSKTGYPYLPKKLKDLLVYFFRKNIEIVLTGKGKNEYPLLNGMKKAELYSSGTLDSDVSYLKCCIYYLKRLFMSIENFDNETLFDSAYWDYLQIPLQPLKDNLPSQTYEIFEKDRTKYEQYELAISKYLSVQLQKGGDNNVKGKKRDIIIFVVGAGRGPLVDCTLQALEKNKITKYQIYAIEKNDSAILVLKNRATNPKWKQVNVIHSDMRYLEMEKKADLIVSELLGSFGDNELFPECLDGIQKYLQEDGVSIPQNCVSYMEPISCAQIYHKIGQNNFTGYNEIFYIVNMYSYCKISNDEPAECFTFQVPNQQIQKDNYHNNRYKRLNFTINMNSYLHGFLCYFKSHLYDDVYLSIEPNTHTKNLHSWYPLYIPINRILFLEQGQTLSVSIWRLTDSHKIWYEWCINGPQSTCIHNYNAKHFSIGR, encoded by the coding sequence ATGCCGCTGAAGAACAAGTATGgagttttaaaaattggTATTGAGTACGATTATAGCGCGGGAAACTGCGACGTGATAGACGAGTTGGCTGCAGATTTTCTCGTAACCAAGCTGTTTAGGGAAAACCATgaacatgaaaaatttattagCCATTCTAACGACCCTTCCGACTGCACTCCTTCACCATGCGTAACCCTGAACACATATAAGGTAGATCCCCTTTTTGGTGATAAATTTGAGGATAATGATATTTGGAGGCAAAACATCTACGGGGTCACCTCACAATGGATCGATCCAGATAACCAGAGCGAGCATCTAAGCGCATATTCTCTTGACGCGCTAAACAAAGAAATGCAATGGGCCAGTTACATATCCTTATCGCACTTAATTGTCAACCCTCCGTCTTACAAGAAATGCGATAATTACGCTAGATGTATAAATGCCAATGTTCACAACTACAATGGGGTTTCTATCATTGTGAAAGTGCCTCTAGCAATACGAGTAGAAAACGAGCCACTTGTAGATAGCCCCCGCGACAAAGActcatcttcctccttcagtACACCTGCGGGAGGGGTATCCTCCTACCAAACCGTGAATGGCTGGAATTTATGGGCAAATTTTACCCCCTACTGCAAccacaatttttccaatttgagtGTAGGTATAGAATTAGTAAACCCTCAAAATGTCGACATTAATAGAATAAATTTAGATGTGTGGAAATCAGAACCAGTGAAATTAATCTTCATACCACTAAATGTATTTTCTATTGATTCCAAGACAGGATATCCTTATCTACCCAAGAAATTAAAGGACCTGCTAGTGTacttttttagaaaaaatatagaaataGTTTTAACagggaaaggtaaaaatgaGTACCCCCTGCTGAATGGTATGAAGAAAGCAGAACTTTACAGTAGCGGTACCCTTGACTCCGATGTGAGCTACCTCAAGTGttgcatttattatttaaaaaggcTTTTTATGTCCATCGAAAATTTCGATAACGAAACGCTTTTTGATAGTGCCTATTGGGACTATTTACAGATACCTCTGCAACCCTTGAAGGATAATTTACCTTCCCAAACGTATGAGATTTTTGAAAAGGATAGAACCAAGTATGAGCAGTATGAACTAGCTATTAGTAAGTACTTGTCCGTGCAAttacaaaaagggggagataacaatgtgaagggaaaaaagagagataTCATAATCTTTGTGGTTGGTGCAGGAAGAGGGCCACTAGTAGACTGTACCCTGCAAGCgctagaaaaaaataaaatcacaAAGTACCAAATTTATgcaatagaaaaaaatgatagtGCCATTTTAGTGTTGAAAAATAGGGCTACCAACCCCAAGTGGAAACAAGTTAACGTAATACATAGCGATATGAGGTATCtcgaaatggagaaaaaggcaGATTTAATTGTAAGCGAATTGCTAGGCTCCTTTGGAGATAATGAATTATTTCCAGAATGCTTGGATGGAATACAAAAGTATCTTCAGGAGGATGGCGTGAGCATTCCGCAAAACTGTGTGTCCTACATGGAGCCCATTTCTTGTGCACAAATTTATCACAAAataggacaaaataatttcacaGGATataatgaaatattttacattGTTAATATGTACTCCTACTGCAAAATTTCGAATGATGAACCGGCTGAATGTTTCACTTTCCAAGTTCCCAACCAACAAATTCAAAAGGATAATTATCACAATAATCGTTACAAACGTTTGAACTTTACCATTAATATGAACTCCTACTTGCATGGATTCTTATGCTATTTTAAAAGCCACCTGTACGATGATGTCTACTTGTCCATCGAGCCTAATACGCATACGAAAAATTTACACAGTTGGTACCCTTTATATATCCCCATAAatagaattttatttttagaacAAGGTCAGACCCTATCTGTAAGTATCTGGCGCCTGACGGATAGCCACAAAATTTGGTACGAGTGGTGTATTAACGGACCACAGTCAACCTGCATTCACAACTACAATGCGAAGCACTTTTCCATTGGTCGATGA
- a CDS encoding RNA-binding protein, putative: MENKMNWNNNFQSNSIFVYNFPTEWTENDIQNNFMIFGTINNVIIDKDINMYAYIQFHDGEACQKAIEVMNGKEVSGKVLKVTNRKLVEECMDMNSTNIETPQKTQPNSENKKTTLFVFYLPPHWNDQDLFDKFKIFGNLESATVAKKNDKTSKGYGFVVYTDPHSATMAISNMNKVEVHAGKRLKVLLKSSSNENNKKKIKPGCTIFVFYLPNDWSDKDLKRHFSHYGNILGATIKRETNGKSRGYGFINFENQQSAINAVAGMNGFNAGNKYLKVSIKKGEEQYLAPQYLNIDRMGNNSYGSPSPPPPPMTCHGNDSPNFGSGEMYPIQSTLPNSRFNSRVPTNEMHQSFLNSQYGPFPYNFFKNNEQAPYIQRSYNKNYNNMGKT; the protein is encoded by the exons ATG gaaaacaaaatgaactgGAATAACAACTTTCAATCGAATAGCATATTTGTGTATAATTTTCCAACTGAATGGACGGAAAATGACATACAAAAT AACTTCATGATTTTCGGAACTATAAACAATGTCATAATAGACAAGgacataaatatgtatgcCTACATTCAATTTCACGACGGAGAGGCATGTCAAAAGGCTATAGAAGTAATGAATGGGAAAGAAGTGAGCGGGAAGGTTCTGAAGGTCACTAACAGAAAATTGGTGGAAGAGTGCATGGACATGAATTCTACGAACATTGAGACCCCACAGAAAACAcaa CCAAATagtgaaaataagaaaacgACACTCTTCGTTTTTTATCTGCCTCCCCATTGGAATGACCAAGATTTATTCGAT aaatttaaaattttcggAAATTTGGAAAGCGCCACGGTCGCCaagaaaaatgacaaaacgAGTAAAGGATACGGTTTTGTTGTTTACACGGACCCCCACAGCGCCACGATGGCCATATCaaatatgaacaaagtgGAAGTGCATGCAGGAAAGAGGCTCAAG gtCCTGTTAAAGTCTAGCTCCAacgaaaacaacaaaaagaaaataaaaccgGGGTGCAccattttcgttttttatttaccaAATGATTGGAGTGATAAGGATTTAAAAAGG CATTTTTCGCACTATGGAAATATCTTGGGTGCAACGATCAAAAGAGAAACGAATGGAAAGAGCAGAGGGTACGGCTTCATAAATTTCGAGAATCAGCAAAGTGCCATAAATGCCGTGGCCGGTATGAATGGATTTAACGCGGGcaataaatatttaaaagtCTCCATAAAGAAAGGGGAGGAACA ATATTTGGCCCCACAGTACCTAAATATTGATCGAATGGGAAATAAT TCCTACGGTTCGCCATCTCCGCCTCCCCCACCCATGACATGCCATGGAAACGACTCACCCAACTTCGGAAGCGGAGAAATGTATCCCATCCAAAGCACGCTACCCAACAGTAGATTCAACTCTCGAGTTCCAACCAATGAAATGCACCAGTCCTTTTTAAACTCGCAGTATGGCCCCTTCCCCTATAACTTCTTCAAAAATAATGAGCAGGCACCATACATCCAGAGGTCGTACAACAAGAATTACAACAACATGGGAAAGACTTAA
- a CDS encoding falcilysin, putative → MKLMRVFGYLNIITNCFNGLLCKAEKRKYNVFTNSFVYSISTTNLYSFTAMMSKSPEWAQEKCPEHKSYNIIEKRFSDKFKMTYTVYEHKKAKTQVIALGSNDPLDVEQTFAFYVKTLTHSGKGIPHILEHTVLSGSKNFNYKDSMGLLEKGTLNTHLNAYTFNDRTVYMAGSMNNRDFFNIMAVYMDSVFQPNVLENKFIFQTEGWTYEVEKLKDEEKNADVPKIKDYKVSYNGIVYSEMKGSFSSPLQHLYYVIMKNNFPDNVHSNISGGDPKEIPTLTYEEFKEFYYKNYNPKKIKVIFFSKNNPTELLNFVDDYLNQLDYTKYRDDAVENVKYQEYRKGPFYVRKKFADHSEEKENLVSVSWLLNPKKNDLLDVDLSLESPQDYFALLIINNLLTHTTESVLYKALIDCGLGNTVIDSGLDDSLVQFIFSIGLKGIKEKNEKNISLDKVHYEVEKVVLNALQKVVDEGFNKSAVEASINNIEFVLKEANLKTSKSIDYIFEMASRLNYNRDPLLIFEFEKHLNVVKDKIKNEPKYLEKFIEKHFINNYHRTVILMEGDENYGKEQEDLEKESLKKKIESLTEKERDDIIVDFENLTKYKNTVESPEHLDNFPIISISDLNKETLEIPANAYFTTISEENNMGKYNQVKLSQDVLKKNMDHLISKYVLKGSGGEAITNGTTNKGDSSNGEIPMLIYEMPTSGILYLQFIFSVDHLTLEELSYLNLFKMLILENRTTKRSSEEFVILREKNIGNIMANVALYSLSDHLKVTNKYNAHGLFNFEMHVLSHKCNESLEIALEAIKDSDFSNKKKIIEILKRKINGMKTVFSSKGYSLLLKYVKSQMNAKYYAHDLVFGYGNYLKLQEQLKLAESDFYKFEKILNRIRDKIFTKKNLLISVTSDSAALDELFVKSKDSFKNLLRYLEENDAKDNGIETIGWNEEIKQSKVIENVQKKKEFFVIPTFVNAVSMAGMLFNEKEFLDPAFIVIVAALKNSYLWETVRGLNGAYGVFADIEYDGAVVFLSARDPNLEKTLQTFKESAQGLRKMADTMTKNDLRRYIINAIGNIDKPRRGVELSKLSLLRIISNETKQDRIDFRKRIMETSKEDFYKFADLLEKKINEFEKNIVIITSKEKATGYSTNVDQEFKQIHIE, encoded by the coding sequence atgaaattAATGAGAGTTTTTGGGTATTTAAATATCATCACAAATTGTTTTAATGGCTTATTATGCaaagcggaaaaaaggaaatataatGTGTTTACGAACAGCTTCGTTTATTCTATAAGCACGACGAACTTGTATTCATTTACGGCCATGATGAGTAAGTCCCCGGAGTGGGCACAGGAAAAGTGCCCGGAGCATAAGAGTTACAACATTATTGAGAAGAGGTTTAGTGACAAATTCAAGATGACATACACGGTGTATGAGCACAAGAAGGCGAAAACACAGGTCATAGCATTGGGGTCGAATGATCCCTTGGATGTAGAACAAACTTTTGCCTTCTACGTGAAAACATTGACACATTCAGGGAAAGGAATTCCTCACATTTTGGAGCACACCGTTCTGTCCGGTTCGAAAAACTTCAATTATAAGGATTCCATGGGTCTGTTGGAAAAGGGGACGCTAAATACGCACCTGAATGCATACACATTTAATGACCGAACTGTGTATATGGCTGGATCGATGAACAATCGAGATTTTTTCAACATCATGGCTGTTTACATGGATAGTGTGTTCCAACCAAATGTactggaaaataaattcattttcCAAACGGAAGGATGGACATACGAAGTGGAGAAGCTGAAagatgaagagaagaatGCAGATGTTCCCAAAATTAAGGACTACAAAGTTTCGTACAATGGCATTGTTTACAGCGAGATGAAAGGTTCCTTTAGTAGCCCACTACAACATCTCTATTACGttataatgaaaaataactTTCCAGATAATGTACACTCAAATATCAGTGGTGGAGACCCCAAGGAAATTCCTACGTTGACGTACGAAGAGTTTAAAGAATTCTACTACAAGAATTATAACCCTAAAAAGATTAAGGTGATTTTTTTCAGTAAGAACAATCCCACGGAGTTGTTAAATTTTGTAGACGATTATCTGAATCAGTTAGATTATACCAAGTATAGGGATGATGCCgtagaaaatgtaaaatatcAGGAGTACAGAAAAGGGCCTTTCTATGTTAGGAAAAAATTTGCTGATCATtcagaggaaaaggaaaatttggTTTCCGTTTCCTGGTTGTTAAATCCTAAGAAAAATGACCTGCTCGATGTAGATCTCAGTTTAGAATCCCCTCAAGATTATTTCGCCCTGCTGATCATAAATAATTTACTTACCCACACGACTGAAAGTGTTCTGTACAAAGCGTTGATAGATTGCGGCTTGGGAAACACCGTCATAGATAGTGGCCTGGATGACAGCCTGGTGCAGTTCATTTTTAGTATCGGcctaaaaggaataaaagaaaaaaatgaaaagaacatAAGTCTGGATAAAGTACATTACGAGGTAGAGAAGGTCGTTTTGAATGCGTTGCAGAAAGTGGTCGATGAAGGATTTAACAAATCTGCAGTTGAGGCTTCGATAAATAACATCGAATTTGTGTTGAAGGAGGCAAACTTGAAAACGTCCAAAAGTATAGACTACATTTTTGAGATGGCGTCTAGGCTAAATTATAATAGGGACCCACTTCTCATTTTCGAATTCGAAAAGCACTTGAATGtggttaaggataagataAAGAATGAGCCGAAatatttagaaaaatttATCGAGAAACATTTCATTAATAATTATCACAGAACGGTTattcttatggaaggtgaTGAGAATTATGGAAAGGAACAAGAAGACTTAGAAAAAGAGTccttgaaaaagaaaattgagAGCTTgacggaaaaagaaagagatgATATCATCGTagattttgaaaatttaacAAAGTACAAAAATACAGTAGAATCTCCTGAACATTTGGATAATTTCCCAATCATAAGCATCTCAGATTTGAACAAAGAAACGTTAGAAATTCCTGCAAATGCTTACTTCACCACAATCTCTGAGGAAAACAATATGGGTAAGTATAACCAAGTCAAATTGAGCCAAGAtgtcttgaaaaaaaatatggaccACTTGATTAGCAAGTACGTTTTGAAAGGTTCTGGAGGTGAGGCAATAACTAACGGTACTACAAACAAGGGTGATTCTTCCAACGGGGAAATACCAATGCTCATTTACGAAATGCCAACGAGCGGTATCCTTTACCTGCAGTTCATCTTCAGTGTGGATCATCTAACGTTGGAGGAGCTCAGCTACCTGAACTTGTTCAAAATGTTGATCCTGGAGAATAGGACAACTAAGAGATCATCCGAAGAGTTTGTCATTTTGAGAGAAAAGAACATAGGAAATATTATGGCTAATGTAGCTTTGTACTCCCTGAGCGACCATTTAAAAGTTACGAACAAATATAATGCGCATGGGTTGTTCAATTTCGAAATGCACGTGCTAAGTCATAAGTGCAATGAATCGCTGGAGATAGCTTTGGAAGCAATAAAAGATTCTGATTTTTctaacaagaaaaaaataatagaaattttgaagagaaaaatcaaTGGAATGAAAACGGTATTTAGTTCGAAGGGATATTCCTTACTGTTAAAATATGTCAAGTCCCAAATGAACGCCAAGTATTATGCACATGATTTAGTCTTTGGGTATGGTAACTATCTCAAACTACAGGAACAGTTAAAGTTGGCTGAATCtgatttttacaaatttgagaaaattttaaataggATAAGAGATAAAATATTCACCAAGAAGAATTTACTAATTAGCGTAACCTCAGACTCTGCAGCGTTGGATGAACTTTTTGTGAAATCGAAAGATTCATTCAAGAATTTGCTCCGTTACTTGGAAGAGAATGACGCCAAAGACAATGGAATAGAAACCATCGGatggaatgaagaaataaaacaaagCAAAGTTATAGAAAAtgtgcagaagaaaaaagaattcttTGTCATCCCAACATTTGTAAATGCCGTTTCTATGGCTGGAATGTTGTttaatgaaaaggaatttttagACCCTGCCTTTATCGTTATCGTAGCTGCTTTGAAAAATTCCTACCTATGGGAGACAGTTAGAGGCCTAAATGGTGCTTATGGAGTTTTTGCTGATATTGAGTATGATGGCGCGGTTGTATTTTTATCAGCTAGAGATCCCAACTTGGAAAAAACACTTCAAACTTTTAAAGAATCTGCACAAGGTTTGAGAAAAATGGCAGATACCATGACGAAAAATGATTTACGCAGATACATTATCAACGCCATTGGAAATATTGACAAACCAAGAAGGGGAGTTGAACTTAGTAAATTGTCACTTTTGAGAATTATCTCCAATGAGACAAAACAGGATCGAATTGATTTTAGAAAAAGAATCATGGAAACAAGCAAGGAAGACTTTTACAAATTTGCTGATTTgctagagaagaaaattaacgAGTTTGAAAAGAATATTGTCATCATTACGAGCAAGGAGAAGGCCACTGGATACTCCACCAACGTCGACCAGGAGTTCAAGCAAATACACATCGAGTAA